The Fulvivirga ligni genome window below encodes:
- a CDS encoding ABC transporter substrate-binding protein yields MNSKNLLFLVGFLLCFNSIFAQGSKQQQYLNAKALFNDKSYSLAMEAFKPLMAEEANNPFVQYASFYYAISAYNQGYAPMAKTAFLQIREKYPKWSKVNEVNYWLGKIYLESKEYNQGITALNAINDKAYKKDVYNLKYHYLDQVEVIDNLEQLYQNHPKDAVLAEVLAKKIAAQPLVSQDKELLSELIDKFDLNKDDFNIVRIEKSEHKDRYRVAVLFPFLMNRLEANERPKVNQLVLDLYEGMRLAMDTLKQQGINVELYAYDTKRSKETTQKILEKEELKSMDLIIGPLFSGPRELVQDFSFKNKINMINPLSSDADVIGQNPYSFLFSPSDETVGKKTADYVAKHAFNKTGLIFYGEAAGDSIVANAYKKEIEAEGFNIISSQMIEKDKSRSILDMLVNKGKIGGPDDEALRLKIKKGSLGHIFVASKDELIYTKVISAVQTRGDSVLVVGSADWLELSVVGYDVYQKLGAALYAPLYMPTDNPAYETFRKNYISRHKIAPTNYSAIGYDMMLFMGKSLEEYGKYFQLGWEKEKFMPGYLTPGYSYQSSQDNALVPILNFGPEGVEVLYEIEDKNED; encoded by the coding sequence TAAAAACCTATTATTTCTAGTCGGCTTTTTACTTTGTTTTAACTCCATATTTGCTCAAGGTAGTAAGCAGCAGCAGTACCTTAATGCCAAGGCTCTATTCAATGATAAGAGTTATAGTTTGGCAATGGAAGCCTTTAAGCCGCTTATGGCTGAGGAGGCTAATAATCCATTCGTACAATATGCTTCTTTTTACTATGCTATCTCCGCTTATAACCAAGGCTATGCTCCTATGGCTAAAACGGCCTTTTTGCAGATACGAGAGAAGTACCCAAAATGGTCAAAAGTTAATGAGGTAAACTACTGGTTGGGTAAGATTTATTTAGAATCTAAGGAGTATAATCAGGGTATCACGGCTCTAAATGCGATAAATGACAAAGCATATAAAAAGGATGTCTATAACCTGAAATATCACTATCTGGATCAGGTAGAAGTAATAGATAACCTTGAGCAGTTATATCAAAATCATCCTAAAGATGCAGTATTGGCTGAAGTATTGGCTAAGAAAATTGCTGCTCAGCCATTGGTAAGTCAGGATAAAGAACTGCTTTCAGAGCTAATTGACAAATTCGATCTTAATAAGGATGATTTCAATATAGTTAGAATAGAAAAGTCAGAGCATAAAGATAGGTATAGGGTAGCAGTACTTTTCCCTTTCCTTATGAACAGACTGGAAGCTAACGAAAGGCCTAAAGTAAATCAGCTTGTGCTCGATCTTTACGAAGGCATGAGGCTAGCCATGGATACTCTCAAGCAGCAAGGAATTAATGTAGAGCTCTATGCTTATGATACTAAGCGAAGCAAAGAGACAACGCAAAAAATTCTGGAGAAAGAAGAATTGAAATCTATGGATTTAATCATCGGTCCGTTGTTTTCAGGCCCTAGAGAGTTAGTTCAGGATTTTTCTTTTAAGAATAAAATTAACATGATCAATCCGCTTTCATCTGACGCAGATGTGATTGGTCAGAACCCATACTCCTTTCTATTTAGCCCAAGTGATGAGACAGTAGGGAAGAAAACAGCTGATTATGTAGCAAAGCATGCTTTCAATAAAACAGGCCTTATATTCTACGGTGAGGCAGCGGGCGATTCAATTGTGGCGAATGCTTATAAAAAGGAAATCGAAGCGGAAGGTTTTAATATTATATCTTCTCAAATGATTGAAAAGGACAAAAGTAGAAGTATCCTTGATATGCTGGTGAACAAAGGAAAAATAGGTGGTCCTGATGATGAAGCTTTAAGATTGAAAATTAAAAAAGGCAGCTTAGGACATATTTTTGTTGCCTCTAAAGATGAGCTTATATATACCAAAGTGATCAGTGCCGTGCAAACCCGAGGTGACTCTGTGCTTGTGGTAGGATCAGCTGATTGGCTGGAACTTTCTGTAGTAGGTTACGATGTATATCAGAAATTAGGAGCGGCCTTATACGCACCTTTATATATGCCTACGGATAACCCTGCTTACGAAACTTTTAGAAAGAATTATATCTCAAGACATAAAATAGCTCCTACTAACTATTCTGCCATTGGTTATGATATGATGCTTTTCATGGGTAAAAGCCTGGAAGAATATGGAAAGTATTTTCAACTGGGTTGGGAGAAGGAGAAATTTATGCCAGGTTATTTAACTCCTGGTTACAGCTATCAAAGCAGTCAGGATAATGCGTTAGTTCCCATCTTGAATTTTGGTCCGGAAGGAGTAGAAGTGTTGTATGAAATAGAAGATAAGAATGAAGATTGA